The stretch of DNA GCATAATGAATCGCATGTTTTAGCGTAGCAAAGCACTTTAAATCGTTCAAATAAATGCCTTTTGAAGTCATCTCCATCCCCAGTTCCGGTGAAATGCCGGCGACAATCGGCACTGCGCCGATCAACTGAACGGATTGTGTCACTTTTTCAAGTGTGCTTAAAATCAAATTGTTCATTGCTTTAATGCCGGTAACGTCCAGAATCAGCATATTCGCTTTGTGCTCCACGATGGCCTGAAGCGCTTTTTCCGTAAAATCATCTGACCGCTCTTGATCAAACCGCCCCATCACCGGCGTAACCAAAATGCCGTCAAGAACCGGAATAATTGGCGATGACAGCTCACGGATCAGCTTGCGCAGCTCAATCGTCCGGTTTTCAACCATCGCTTCAAGCTGGGTGATTGTCTCCTGCTCCCGTGTTTGAATATGCTCGCGCACGTTTTCCGACGATGTTTTTGAAGATGGAAACAATTCAATTTCTTTATATGACTTTTCCTCGTCCGCCTCATACTCCGTTACTTTGTACCAAATTGTTTCCCCGATCAATCCGCTCAGTACGCCAGCCCAATGTCCTCCAAGAAATGTGCCCGCACCTTCTTTCCCCTGCGCCTGCACGACCTTGCTTTCCCAGTCATTGCGAATAGACAAAACCGCTCGGCGCTCTGCTAAGCACAGCCGCTTGAATTCTGTCGCTCCCCAGCCGGCCGATGCGTACATATTGGGCAGGAGCTCCAGCGTTTTTTCCACGCTCCATTTTTCTTTATAAAAACGGCTGACGATTTTTCCTGTCCGGTATCCTGCGGTTTCCATCACAACCCGGGCGGATTCTGCACCTGTTACTTCCTCAATCGTATCAATGAACGTTTTCAGCGCTGTTTTTGTCCAAAAAAGGACTACATCCGCTCCTTCAAACTGAAACAGCCCTTCTGCTCGGTCCCATTGAAGGCTCGTTCCATTGATTTCGAATTGCTGCTTTTCCTGCATCCATGATCCCTCCCGTGGTTTCTCATACAGTCATTTTACAATGAGTACCCGCCGTTTAACAGTTTTCTCCCGTTTTTTTCGGAAAATGATATAATGTTCAAAAAAGAACAAGGAGTTTATATAGATGAGTATTTTATCAGTCAGCCGCTTAAGCCATGGCTTCGGCGACCGTGCTATTTTTAATGATGTGTCATTTCGTCTCCTAAAGGGCGAGCATATTGGTCTTGTTGGGGCAAACGGCGAAGGAAAATCGACTTTTATGAATATTATTACTGGAACGCTGCAGCCGGATGAAGGAAAAGTAGAATGGTCTAAAAATGTCCGTGTCGGCTATCTTGACCAGCACGCGGTATTAAAGCAGGGCATGACCATTCGCGATGTACTCCGTACAGCGTTTCAATATTTATTTGATATTGAAACAAAAATGAACGAATTGTTTGGGCAAATGGCAGATGTTACGCCGGAAGAGCTGGAGAAGCTTCTTGAAGAAACAGGTACGATGCAGGACTTGCTGACGAACAATGACTTTTACGTGATTGATGCCAAAATTGAAGAAACAGCACGCGGGCTCGGACTTGATGATATCGGCCTTGATCGTGATGTACATGACTTGAGCGGCGGACAGCGGACAAAAGTATTGCTGGCCAAATTACTGCTTGAAAAGCCAGAAATTTTGCTGCTGGATGAGCCGACCAACTACCTGGATGAACAGCATATTGAATGGCTGAAGCGTTACCTGCAGGAATATGAAAATGCGTTTGTCCTTATTTCACATGATATTCCATTTTTAAACAGTGTGGTCAACTTGATTTACCATATGGAAAACCAAGAGCTAAACCGCTACGCCGGCACATACGAAGACTTTATAAAAGTGTATGAAATGAAAAAACAGCAGCTTGAAGCGGCTTATAAAAAGCAGCAGCAGGAAATTTCCGATTTGAAAGACTTTGTAGCCCGTAATAAAGCGCGCGTTTCCACACGGAACATGGCGATGTCACGCCAGAAAAAGCTTGATAAAATGGATGTCATTGAGCTTGCCGCAGAGCGTCCAAAGCCGGAGTTCCGCTTTAAAGAAGGCCGGACACCGAGCAAGCTGATTTTTGAAGCGCGCGACCTGGTGATTGGATACGGTGAGCCTCTTTCGCGCCCGCTGAATCTGCGCATGGAACGCGGACAAAAAATCGCCCTGACCGGTGCGAACGGTATCGGTAAAACCACTCTGTTAAAAAGCCTGCTTGGTGAAATCAAGCCGGTTTCGGGCAAGGTTGAACGCGGTGAAAATCTGCTGATTGGCTACTTCCAGCAGGAAATGAAAACTGATAAGGGTAATACGTGTATTGAAGAGCTTTGGACGGAATTCCCTTCATTTACCCAGTACGAAATTCGGGCGGCACTGGCCAAATGCGGTTTAACAACCAAGCATATTGAAAGCAAAGTGTCCGTTTTGAGTGGTGGGGAGAAAGCAAAAGTCCGCCTGTGCAAGCTAATTAACCAGGAATCGAATATTTTGGTGCTGGATGAGCCAACCAACCATTTGGATGTAGATGCAAAAGATGAATTAAAACGGGCTTTAAAAGACTATAAAGGCAGCGTTCTGCTTATTTCCCACGAACCTGAGTTTTATCAGGATGTTGTCACTGATATTTGGAACGGTGAATCCTGGACGACAAAGGTGTTTTAATGGGAATGCCAAAGCGAATTGCCCTGTCGTGGAGCGGCGGCAAAGACTGCATGATGGTTTTTCATATATTGAAAAAACAGCCAGTCGATATTGCCTGCCTCATCACTACAGCGCCGATTGAAACGGGACGCACATTCGGGCACGATGAGAAAATGGAACTGATTGAAGCGCAGAGCAAAGCGCTTGGCGTTCCGGTTCACTTTATTCGATGCCGCTATGACCACTACACGGAGGACTTTATCCGTGACCTGCACGAGCTGAAAGAGTCGTTTCAGCTGGATGGGGTTGCATACGGGGACATTTATACAGATGCTCACTTTGAATGGGGAGAAAATACAGCGGCCGCTGCAGGGCTTTCCGCTCTTTTCCCTCTTCGTGCCGAGCCGGATCAAGCTTCCCGCATGCTAGAAGAATTTATTGATACACAATATAAAGCATTCATTATTCGTACTCGTAAAGGCGTGATCAGCCCGAAATTTCTCGGCCGGACACTCGATGCCTCTTTTACGGCGGATATCGCGCAGACGGACTGCTGCCCGATGGGTGAAAAAGGTGAATTCCATACGTTTGTTTACGATGGACCGCTCTTTCAACATCCTATTTCGTTCCGCACTGGAGACGTTTTGGAGTCAGATGCTTCATTCCGCCTGGAGCTATTTTTATAAAAAAGGAGACAGCCGCAGCTGTCTCCTTTTTCTTTTCCGTACTTTATCCGGATTTGTTTCCCGGCTTCAATTATTTTTTTTCGCTCCGGACCGGCTTGCTTTTTACCGGTAATGCTTTCCCTTTGAAAAATTCATATTTTTCGAGCTCTACGCCCATTTGACGCGCCATTTTTTTCAGCTCTTTTTCTTGAAATTCACTTGTAATCAACGTGATGACTGTACCGTCTTCACCAGCACGTCCTGTACGGCCTGAACGGTGTGTGTACTCACGCACATTGTGGGGTGCCTCAAAGTGCAGCACATGGGTCAGCCCTTTCACATCGAGTCCGCGTGCGGCTACATCTGTTGCAAACAGAAGCGGTGCTTTGCCGTTTCGGAAATCCCGAATGGCTTTTACCCGCTCTTCTTTGCGAAGCTCACTATGCAGCACCGCATTTTTAAGTCCTTTGTACGCCAGCTTCTCTGACATCACATTTACATCCGTAATGTCTTTGATGAAAGCGAGCATCCGCTCGGGCTCGAATACACGCATGACCTTTTCGATCATTTGCTGCTTTTCTTTCCACGCGCAGGTAAAATAAAGGTGGCGCACTGTTCCTTCCTCAGGCAGGCTTCCTTTTTTGATGTGGACAGTTTCCGGATCCTTCATCAGCTCTTTTGCTTTCTCTTCAGCTGCAGCGGGCATCGTAGCCGAAAACAAAGCAAGCTGGCGGTCCTTTTGTGTAGCTTTGATAATCGCTTGAACCGGCTCAAAAAGGGCAGTTGTAAATAGCTCATCCCCTTCATCCAGCACGATAAATTTCACTTCATGCATTTTTAATTTTTTCATTTCAATGAGTTCTAAAAGCCGTCCAGGTGTTCCGCAGACGATATGAGGCGGTTTTTTCAGCCGGTCCGTCTGCCGTTTAATGTTTGCGCCGCCAATCATGCCGGCAGATGTAATCACACCGCCGCCGAATGTGCGGATTTCTTCTTGTATTTGCATAATCAGCTCACGCGATGACGCCATGACGATCGCTTGAACTTGATTGCGCTTCGGGTCGATTTTCTCCAGCATCGGTAAAACGTAAGCCAGCGTTTTTCCCGTTCCGGTCGGTGATTCAGCAATCACATCACGGCCATCCAATAAAAGTGGAATGGCTTCTTCCTGAACGGGCATAGCCTGCTTAAAACCGGCCTTCTCCCATGATTCTTGTAAAAATGGCTGCAGTGATGATAAAAAATCGGGTTGTGTTGACATAAAAGCTCCTTCATTGTTTTTTGTTTATTATCCATTTTTTTCTCATGTTTAACAATGACAAAATAAGGTTACAGTACAGAAAACGATTTCTTAGGAGATGAATCGAATGAATAAAAAGCTTGATCAAGGCAAAATGGACAACCCAGAGCAAATCGACACCGAAAACGAAAGCCTGTATGATAAATTTGAAGAAGAACAAAACGTAGATGCGATTCCACTTGAAGATTTGAAAATGGAACAGCGGGAAGAAAAGGACAAGCATAAAACAAAAAACTCTTCCTCAAGCGAAGAAAAATATCCGGATTAAAAGCAGCGGCCGTCTCGCCGCTGCTTTTTATCTGGAAACGTACGGATTGCCTTCCACCCAAAAGCGCCATGGATAATCCTTTGCTTCTCCGCTGTTTGGAATGCCGATTCTGGGGCCGACGGCGATTTTTTCCGGTGTGAAGCCGTGGGCAATAAACAGGGGCGGCTCATCAAACCGACGTCCATAATCGATCATATGAATGCCAAGTGCTTTTGTCAGCTTGCCGGGACCGCTCGTTAAATTTTTCATCGGCATTTCTCCCCGCCGTTCCATCATTAAATCGATCCCATCGTACGGTTCCACTGCCCGGATCAATACAGCTTCCGGCAGTCCTTCTTCCCCGCTCACCACATTCACGAGACAGTGTGTGTGCATCAAATAGGTATACACGCGCCCAGGCTCCGCGAACATCACTTCTGTACGCTTTGTTCTTCTATTATTATAGCTGTGCGCTGCACGGTCTAATGGGCCCCGGTATGCCTCTGTTTCCACAATAAATCCTGAAGCTATGCCTTCTTCTGTTTCCTTCACAAGAAGGCAGCCGAGTAAATTGCGGGCCAGAGACAGCGTCGGTCCATGAAAAAACGCGTCACTAACCGGCTTATAGCTATAGCTGTTTGAAGCGCTCTGTAATGTTTTGCCGGTCTGCTTCATTTAAAATATCCTCCTCTACTTTTGACCAGACATAGCTGCCGAAATCGCGCACCTTTTTTTGAATGGCCGGGGTATTGTTATCCGAAATCATGTCTAATGCATCAAATACAGCCAAAAGGACAGACACGCGATCCCGCCCCGAATAACAAATTTCATAAAACGTTTCATATAAAATCTTTTCAAACGGACGTCGAGGGATGATTACTCTGTCTTCAAAAACAGTGTATTTTCCATCAAGGCGGCTTGCTTCATCAAGTGCCATCCCAATATGGCGGATTCCGTCAATTGCTGTATTCGGATCGTTCGCTCCCGGAGCCAGGGCCCGCAGCGTAATTTCAGCGAGCTTTTGAACGGCAAACTCCACATCCTGTACCGGCGTCCGTTCCTCACCGACTTTTACGTAATCGCGCACATCCCGATGAAACGAACGAGAGCGGTACATCTTAACGAGAGGCGTTTTTTTTGTTACAAAAGTCCCGATTGGTTCCAGCAATTCGATTACACAATCGTGTTTTTTCGCCGTCTCTAAAAGCTTTTCCCATTCATATAATTGAATGTAGCCTTTTTTACCGGAGATCAGCATTTCCGGTTCTCCTTCTGGCACAGGCGGATGCTCATCCACCCGGCTGCCTGCAGCCTCCACTTTTTCAATGGTTTCCACTGCATCATCTGCCAGCCGGTCAATTAATTTGGTTACTTGAATAGAATCGGCCACATGCTGCAAGAAATGAGCAAAAAAACCGAGACAGATAAGCGCAATGCATACTCCCACTGCAGCAGAAATAACCGGGTCATCTGCATTTACTTCGCGGATAAACAGCAGGGAAAACATGGAGTAAACAAACCCGCCCATAAATACACCGAGAACCCGAAGCGTGACTTTATCATGAATAAAGTTTTGTAAAATACGCGGTGAAAATTGTCCTGAATAAGTGGTTAATACAACCATTAGTGTAGAAAAAGTAATCGAGGTCATCGTTAAAAGAGAGCCTGCAATAGAGCCGAGAATGGTCTCAGACAAAGAAGTGCTGGTTAAAAGCCGGTCCGGCACCCACCTTTTGAGCTCTGCGTAATGCGAAATATCCATCCAAACTACTAAACTTGCCAAAAGGAGAGCGCCGATGCTGTAAATTCCCGGTACAATCCAAATATGGCGTGATAAATTTAATCTCGTCCGTTC from Domibacillus sp. DTU_2020_1001157_1_SI_ALB_TIR_016 encodes:
- a CDS encoding DUF2254 domain-containing protein, whose product is MIKERTRLNLSRHIWIVPGIYSIGALLLASLVVWMDISHYAELKRWVPDRLLTSTSLSETILGSIAGSLLTMTSITFSTLMVVLTTYSGQFSPRILQNFIHDKVTLRVLGVFMGGFVYSMFSLLFIREVNADDPVISAAVGVCIALICLGFFAHFLQHVADSIQVTKLIDRLADDAVETIEKVEAAGSRVDEHPPVPEGEPEMLISGKKGYIQLYEWEKLLETAKKHDCVIELLEPIGTFVTKKTPLVKMYRSRSFHRDVRDYVKVGEERTPVQDVEFAVQKLAEITLRALAPGANDPNTAIDGIRHIGMALDEASRLDGKYTVFEDRVIIPRRPFEKILYETFYEICYSGRDRVSVLLAVFDALDMISDNNTPAIQKKVRDFGSYVWSKVEEDILNEADRQNITERFKQL
- a CDS encoding STAS domain-containing protein produces the protein MQEKQQFEINGTSLQWDRAEGLFQFEGADVVLFWTKTALKTFIDTIEEVTGAESARVVMETAGYRTGKIVSRFYKEKWSVEKTLELLPNMYASAGWGATEFKRLCLAERRAVLSIRNDWESKVVQAQGKEGAGTFLGGHWAGVLSGLIGETIWYKVTEYEADEEKSYKEIELFPSSKTSSENVREHIQTREQETITQLEAMVENRTIELRKLIRELSSPIIPVLDGILVTPVMGRFDQERSDDFTEKALQAIVEHKANMLILDVTGIKAMNNLILSTLEKVTQSVQLIGAVPIVAGISPELGMEMTSKGIYLNDLKCFATLKHAIHYAIALEGMQIVKKEDESL
- a CDS encoding ABC-F family ATP-binding cassette domain-containing protein, coding for MSILSVSRLSHGFGDRAIFNDVSFRLLKGEHIGLVGANGEGKSTFMNIITGTLQPDEGKVEWSKNVRVGYLDQHAVLKQGMTIRDVLRTAFQYLFDIETKMNELFGQMADVTPEELEKLLEETGTMQDLLTNNDFYVIDAKIEETARGLGLDDIGLDRDVHDLSGGQRTKVLLAKLLLEKPEILLLDEPTNYLDEQHIEWLKRYLQEYENAFVLISHDIPFLNSVVNLIYHMENQELNRYAGTYEDFIKVYEMKKQQLEAAYKKQQQEISDLKDFVARNKARVSTRNMAMSRQKKLDKMDVIELAAERPKPEFRFKEGRTPSKLIFEARDLVIGYGEPLSRPLNLRMERGQKIALTGANGIGKTTLLKSLLGEIKPVSGKVERGENLLIGYFQQEMKTDKGNTCIEELWTEFPSFTQYEIRAALAKCGLTTKHIESKVSVLSGGEKAKVRLCKLINQESNILVLDEPTNHLDVDAKDELKRALKDYKGSVLLISHEPEFYQDVVTDIWNGESWTTKVF
- a CDS encoding DNA-3-methyladenine glycosylase, coding for MKQTGKTLQSASNSYSYKPVSDAFFHGPTLSLARNLLGCLLVKETEEGIASGFIVETEAYRGPLDRAAHSYNNRRTKRTEVMFAEPGRVYTYLMHTHCLVNVVSGEEGLPEAVLIRAVEPYDGIDLMMERRGEMPMKNLTSGPGKLTKALGIHMIDYGRRFDEPPLFIAHGFTPEKIAVGPRIGIPNSGEAKDYPWRFWVEGNPYVSR
- a CDS encoding DEAD/DEAH box helicase produces the protein MSTQPDFLSSLQPFLQESWEKAGFKQAMPVQEEAIPLLLDGRDVIAESPTGTGKTLAYVLPMLEKIDPKRNQVQAIVMASSRELIMQIQEEIRTFGGGVITSAGMIGGANIKRQTDRLKKPPHIVCGTPGRLLELIEMKKLKMHEVKFIVLDEGDELFTTALFEPVQAIIKATQKDRQLALFSATMPAAAEEKAKELMKDPETVHIKKGSLPEEGTVRHLYFTCAWKEKQQMIEKVMRVFEPERMLAFIKDITDVNVMSEKLAYKGLKNAVLHSELRKEERVKAIRDFRNGKAPLLFATDVAARGLDVKGLTHVLHFEAPHNVREYTHRSGRTGRAGEDGTVITLITSEFQEKELKKMARQMGVELEKYEFFKGKALPVKSKPVRSEKK